From the genome of Alcanivorax sp.:
CCAAGGCGGCCTGGGAGACATCTTTCTCGGTGTCATACTTGTAGGACACCGGCAGACGGGTATTGAACGTCAGGTTGTTCCAGATGCCGTAATCCAGCGACAGGGAGGAGGCAAAGGAATGCTGGGCATCCTGCTCGATGCGGAAGCGGCTGATGCTACCGGTGTCTTCATCGATGGCGATATCGATGCGGTCATCCCGGTAATAGTTGTAGTTGGCAGAGAAGTTCAGGGACATCTGGCCGCTGGGCAGCAGTGAATACTGTTTCTCCGCCGCCTGGAAGACTTCTTCCAGGTTCTTTTCCTGGGTGACGTCATCCTCGTGGGTCTGCAGCGCTTCACGGGCTTCATCCACGCTGTCTGCCGCCCAGGCAACATGCTGCGCCAACAAGAGTGCAGCCGCGGCGGCCACCTTCCCAGACATCATCTTCATGCAAGCCTTCCTTTATTCTGTTTGTTATTTGCCACTGCAGGCTGTTTCTTATTTACGGTAGTAAGTCCGGGTCGGCACGTTGATCACCCGTTCCGAGCCATCTTCATCCGTCACCAGGACGCGGGTCAGCGTACTCGCCTTGTCCGCCCAGTTTTCGACCGGCGCAGTAAACACCGGAAACACCTCAAACGCCCAGCGATTGATGGTGCGCTCATCCAGCAACCTCAGGTCGTAATCGGTCAGCTCCAGACCCTCTTGGGGCTCGAAGCCGTTTGGAAACACGATAAACAGCACGTTCTGGTCCCAGATTTCCAGAAACTTGCTTTCGGTAAAGCTGATGTTGCCCAGTGCCGGATCCGCCACAAAGACATGGCCATCCTGGTATTGTTTCAGCACTACGAAGTGTTTAAAGCCCCCGTAGGCGATAGGAACAATGGCCGGGTGATCCAGCTCCCGGATGTCGTCCATTTCTGCCCTGAACCCACCACTGGGATGCCCCAGCGCCGTCGCCAGGCGCTTCATATCCAGCAGGGAGAAGCCCCGTCGTTCTACAATCTTGTCCGTTTCCCCGAACCGCAGCAGACCTTCCATGATCTGACGTTCCTGAAACTGACGCCCCAGATACTGGTTAAGCACCGTGGTCAACGCGGCGGAGCCACAGGAATAGTCGTACGCCTGGCGGGTCACGTTGTGATAGCGGAACTCGGAAACCGGCTTCTCGACCACGATTCCGCGGTCTCTCATTGGGGCAGGACGGGTCGGGTGCTCATAGTAGATCTCCCCTTTTTTGGGGGGCTCGATCACCACGGACTCATTGGCAGCAAAGTAGATCAGCGCCACACCCAGCATGGAAGTCAGCATGTAATGGCATCCAGCGTTATTGTTATTGTGTGTTTCTAATATGAGGACAAATGTTAACTAGGTCATGATGGGTAGGCAACAACCTATTCTGACGGCTGAGGCCGGCATTTCAGCCAATAAAAAACCCGGCCGAAGCCGGGTTTTATATTTCTGCCAGAATTAGTGACCGCTGACAGAGATAGTGGTGCCATTCAGGTTCAGACCAACCAGTTCAACATCACCAATCGGAGTGGAGTTACCCAGTGCCAAATCTGTCATGGCCACAGTCAAACCAGCGGTACCAAGAGTCTCAATACCAATAATAAGACCAGTAGTGCTATCAAGATTTACACCAAGAGAAGTGGTGATATCACCAGCTTCAGCAGTACCAGTAACCGCAATGCTGGTGGCAGAAATGGAACCACCTGTCGTAGCGGTTGCATCGTTCAGGCTGAAGTTGTTGATGGTAATACCACCGGTAATCGTAGTATCAAGAGCGATCATTTGAGTACCAAAAGTACCAACAGTTTGCAGCTCATTACCCAGCTGGATATTCATGGTCGTTGCACCAAGAACGATATCCATGCTATCCAAAATTACTGCTGATTGGTTAGCAACTGCTGTACCCATGCCATTACTGGTTGCAACGCTGATATCACCAGTGGAAATTGAGGTACCAGAGGGAATGGATACGGCAACATTCAGCACAGGAGCAGTTGCCGCTGAGTTACCGTCAGCATCAATAACAACATCGATAGCGTTGCCGCCAGTATTCACAACCATGTTTTCGATAACGATCGCACCTGCATCACCACTGATAGAAGCAAGGCCATCGTTATCATGAACATTAACGTCCAAGCTAAGTGAAGGGGTAGTGATACCCAAGGTAATACCGTCCTGACCAGTTACAGCGGCCAGTGCTTCGTCCTGCATGGGCTCGAGAGCCAGGGCGCTCATGGGCGCGGCGGCTACGGCAGCTGCAAGAGCAAGTTTCTTAAAACCCATTGTTGTTCTCCTCGTGTGCACAACGTTGTGTGTTGTTGTAATCCTTATAAGCACCCTGGTCATTACAGAGTACACATGTACGTTAACACACCGGTTACAAAAGCCAATGCGACAGTTACAAAGAGAATTGAAGACAAGAATGAAGGCCATCCTTTTGAATTTATTGAATAAAAACACCTCAAGAGACAAATTAACACTTTCGTATCATTGCAATTCATTGTGAACCATGTTCTTAGTGTTACGGCGCGTAACACTGTTGGGAACAATTCAGGTTACAGGTACACTGGCCCACCCTGTTTAGACGTGGCGCCATGAATCCGAGCTGTGTTTTTTTACTTGAAGGGCAACTCGTCGCCCTTCCCACCCCGTTGCAGACACTGACGCTGACGGCGCCGGAAAAGGCTTCCGCCCTGATCCAGGAAGTTAACCGCCGGCTGGCCACAGATTGTGCCTTCGCAGCCGGACTGATTCCCTACGAATTCAACAGCGGGAATAATGCCTCACCACTTGTGATCCACCTCTACCCGTCTCGCCCGGTACCTTTACCCACCGCTTTCCAGGCGGGCACGTTTGAGCTTGGCGCTGCCTTCCAGGCGCAAGTCAGCAAAACCGACTATCTCGCCAGCCTTGCACGCATTAAAGCGTACCTGGCCGCCGGGGACTGTTATCAGGTTAATCTGGCCCAGCGCTTTGCCACTACCTTTACGGGGTCACCATTAACGGCCTGGCTGAACCTGCAGGCAGATCACCCTGCCCCGCACAGTTGCTACTTTGATAGCGGCGCCTCAACCGTATTTGGAGTGTCACCAGAGCGCTTCCTTTCTATCCAGGGTCGCAAGGTCGTTACCGAACCCATCAAGGGATCCCGACCGCGCAGCCTGTCACCCGCAGAAGACAAGGCGCTGGGGGATGAATTACTGGCAAACCCCAAGGACAGGGCTGAGAACCTGATGATTGTGGATTTGCTACGCAATGATCTGGGCGCCGTCTGCACCCCCGGTTCTGTCACCGCAGCGCCACTGTTCGAATTGCGCAAGTTCAGCAATGTGCAGCACCTGGTCAGCACCATTCAGGGGGAGCTGCGTAGCGATGTATCGTCACTGGAGGCGCTGCTCCAGGCATTTCCTGGCGGCTCTATCACCGGGGCCCCGAAGAAAAGAGCCATGGAAATCATCGCGGAACTGGAGCCGGCTCCCCGTGGCGCTTACTGTGGCAGCTTCTTCTGGATGGATAATCAGGGCAATCTGGACAGCAACATCCTGATTCGCACCCTGCAAACGGAAGGCAACAACCTCTATTGCCATGGCGGCGGTGGCATCGTGTTCGATTCCGATCCAGAGGCGGAGTATGAGGAAAGCCGCTTCAAGGTGGAGAAGCTGATGGGGGCGCTGGAGAGTCGCTTTCTTGCCAAAGACTGACACACACATTCCTGCGAGCTACCTTCACCGGACTATCTCCCGTCGAAGCCATCTGCCAGGTCCAGAAAACCTTCGTTTGCAAGCAAACTCCCACAAAGCTCTCCTGCGCATCTACCCCCTCCTTAGTGGGAGCTCTCTGTGCTCGTCAGGGTATGCTTACAAATGAAGGGCTTCTGCATCTCCATGGCTAAAGGCTTCCCTTGCAAGCAAGGTCCCACAATTGCATCTCTACCTTAGAGATCCCCCCTGTGGGAGTTTGCTTGCAAACGAAGTTATTTGCTTGAAGGCTGGTATAGACCGGCCTTGAGACAAACGCCTACGGGATATACACAAATGGCTTACAGATTTTAAGGAGCCAGCCTCAAGATAGTTCCAATGCTCTTCGGCATGCTTGAGAAATGAAAACTCATTTCAAGAGCAAAGCCCTGAGACAGGGCCGTTATAGCGCCGCCGACAACATCTACCTTGTCACCACCGCTTGCCATGAGCGCACGCCAACGTTTCTGTTATTCAGCCATGCCCGTATCGCAATAAACGCCATCCGCCATAGCGACATGCAGGGGTTTTCCTCGACCTATGCCTTTGTCATCATGCCCGACCATCTCCATTGGCTTTTCCAGTTAGGATCAAAAGACAAGCTTTCCCGGGTTGTGCAAAGAGTGAAATCACAGGTTAGCCGTGAAATAAGGCAGTCTGATTCGTCGAAGCAGCAGGTCTGGCAGTCGGGCTTTCATGACCATGCCGTTAGGGATGAGGAAAGCCTTGTTGAAATAGCCCGCTATATCGTAGCGAATCCATTACGGGCCAGGCTTGTTCTGAATGTCGGGGATTATCCCCACTGGGACTGTATCTGGGTGGGCGAAGGTGATGTTCTGTAGGGCATGGAGTGACTGGCAGGGGAAACCTTCGTTTGCAAGCAAACTCCCACAGGGGGGGGGCCCCCTTAGGTGGAGGTGAACTGTGGGACTTTCTGCTTGCAAGGGAATTTTTTAATCTGGAGGGAGAAGCCCCTTTCGCATGCAGGCAAACTCCCACTGGGGTGACCCCTTAGGTGGAGGAGCAATTGTGGGACCTTGCTTGCAAGGGAAGCTTTTACATGTGGAGTGGAGAGCAGCCCTTCGCTTGCTAGCATACCCTGATGAGCACAGAGAGCTCTCACCAGGGCACACCGACACCGCTGCGCGGCACAAAAAAGCCGCGCCCGACCATGGGTGCGGCTTTTTCAGCTTCAACTGGCACCGACACGCCCCCGCGTTGTTGCGTGAAGCGTGATGAGTGCAGCGTCTCTTACAACGGAATATCCCGCGGGCTGGCCTTGACGATTTCCTTTTTCAGGTCTTCGTAGCTGTGCACGGCCGGGAACTGCGGGAATTCAGCAATCACATTATCCGGCGCATGGAACAGGATGCCCTGTTCCGCTTCTGCCAGCATAGTGGTGTCGTTGTAGGAATCACCCGCTGAAATGCAGTGGTAATTCAGGCTGTGGAACGCCTTGATGGACATCCGCTTCGGGTCTTTCTGACGCAGTTTGTAGTCGGTGATCTTACCCTTCTCGTCCACTTCCAGACGGTGGCAGAACAGGGTCGGCCAGCCCAGTTTCTTCATCAGCGGCTTGGCGAATTCGTAGAAGGTGTCGGACAGGATAATCAACTGGAAGTTCTCGCGAGCCCAGTCTACAAACTCCTTGGCACCGTCCAGCGGGTCCAGGGTGTCGATGACTTCCTGGATATCGGGAAGGCCATAGCCATTCTCGTCCAGGATACGCAGGCGCATCTGCATCAGTTCATCGTAGTCCGGGATGTCCCGGGTGGTGGCTCGGAGCTCTTCGATTCCGGTTTTTTCGGCAAAGTTGATCCAGATTTCCGGGATCAGGACCCCTTCCAGGTCGAGACACAGCAATTCCACGGCATTCCCCTATGGGTTGATCAGGCGCGCACAATGTAGCCGCGGGGCCTGTAGAAATCAATTGGCGTGGGTAAAGGGGGGAGTTACCACAGAGGGAACCGGGGTCGCTGGATGCCTGAAGCCAGATGCCTGACGATAAGATGGCAACAGCAGGTTGCACCATGTGCTTGTGCTTACACTATGCGTTATAGCGATATCGGTCCGGCTGCTCTGATTTGGTTACCATTGGCTTCTTTCGCGGAATACAGCCTTTCTGCCCAGGATTTGCTTTGCGGAATGCGCTCTTCTTTAGCATCAGGCATCCGGCGTCCAGCGTTTGGCGTAGAGTCGGAAAATCTCACCCTCCAGTCAGTTTTGGCTTGCCTCAGTTACCTCTTGGTAAACCCGGCATTAACGAATCGGCAGTTCGATATCCGCAAACAGGGCTTCCCGCTCTTCCCGGTTGCTGGCCTTGATGGCCGCTTCCACCCGGTCATGGGTGAGATGGGGCGCGAAAGCTTGCAGGAAGTCGAACATGAAGCCACGCAGGAAGGTGCCCTTGCGGAAACCGATGCGGGTGGTGCTGGACTCAAACAGGTGTCCCGCATCCAGCGCCACCAGTCCCTTGTCTTCCACCGGGTCCACTGCCATGTGGGCAATGATCCCCACCCCCATACCCAGCTTCACGTAGGTCTTGATCACATCAGCGTCGGCAGCAGTGAACACCACTTTCGGCTCCAGCCCCTTGTCGGTGAAGGCATCATCCAGCTTGCTGCGCCCGGTGAACCCGAACACGTAGGTGACAAGAGGGAATTCTGCCAGCGCCTCAAGGGTAAGGGGCTTCACCTGCGTCAGCGGATGTCCTTCAGGCACGACCACCGTCCGGTTCCAGCGGTAACAGGGCATCATGATCAGGTCCGAGAACAGGTCCAGCGCCTCGGTGGCAATGGCAAAGTCCACGCTGCCATTGGCTGCCATCTCGGAGATCTGCATGGGTGTGCCCTGATGCATATGCAACGACACATCCGGGAAGCGCTGGGTGAACTGATTGATCACCGGCGGCAAAGCGTAGCGGGCCTGGGTGTGGGTGGTCGCGATACTCAGCTCGCCACGGGACTCGTCACGGAATTCCTGGGCAACCCGGCGAATCGACTCTGTCTGCTGCAGAATCTCACCGGCAATGCGCAGGATCGCCTGGCCTGCCGGGGTAATATGAGTGAGGTGTTTTCCACTGCGGGCGAAGACCTCCACCCCAAGCTCATCTTCAAGCATGCGTATCTGCTTGCTGATACCCGGTTGAGAGGTATAGAGCGCTGCGGCAGTGGCAGACACATTGAGATCATGACGCGCCACTTCCCAGATGTAGCGTAATTGCTGCAACTTCATCCTTGCCTCCGCACGCTTTACTACTGGTTATAAGAATATAAGTAATTATGCAGCAAAAGCATACAGACGTAACGCCCTGCTCACAGAATTACCCGTTTTCGCCCGAAGCGAGGTTCGAAATGCCATGGGGAACATGCCCCGCCGCCACATGCTCGGCGGCGGACTCGCAATGGCCCTGTTGATCATCAAAGAACATGTCTGCCCCGAACGCTCTCAGGAAATCGCCCTTGGGGAGTCCACCCAGAAACAGGCTTTCATCCAGACGGATATCCCATTCCCGCAGGGTGCGCACTACTCGCTCGTGGGCCGGGGCACTGCGAGCCGTTACCAGTGCGGTGCGAATGGGACACTGGTCATGGGGAAAACTGTTCTGCAGCTGGTGCAGCGCAGCCAGGAAAGGTTTGAACGGCCCTCCATCCATGGGAGTCCGCGCAGACCGTTTCTCGTTCTCGGTAAACGCCGCCAGCCCATCGCTCTGGAATATCTGCTCGGACTCATCAGAGAACAGCACCGCATCGCCATCGAACGCCACCCGCAGGATGCCATCCTCTCCCTGACACTGGCCACCGGAAAGGATGGTGGCGGCGGCATACCCGGCTTCCAGCACCTGCCTCACATCGTCAGGGTCAGTGGAAAGAAACAGATGGGCACCGAAAGCCGACACGTAACGGTGGGGGCTCTCCCCACCGGCGAAGGCCGCCCGGGTAATAGGCAGCCCGTAATGCTCGATGGAGTTGAAAACCCTTAACCCGGTATCGGAGCTGTTCCGGGACAGCAGGATCACTTCCACCCTGCCCTCCCCCTCCGCCAGATCATTAATGGCCAGCAGCTTCCTGGCCAACGGAAAAGCATCACCGGGCTTGAGTACATCTTCCTCATGCTCGATCTGATACTCCTGAAACGCATCCAGTCCCTGCTCCAGGTACACCTTGTGACTGTCGGAAAGATCGAACAACGCACGGGAGCTGATAGCCACCACCAGTTTCCCGTCAAACGACACAGGCATGATTCATCTCTTTCGTTGCGATAGCGGCCAGTATCCTGCCGCTGGATCGAAAGCGCAATGCGATCCATCACAGTGCCGTTCGCCGTGGAAGTTCTGCCAATCACGACTCTTCTTCATGGAAGATCCATCAAAATGGCTACTTCTGTCCGACACAATTTGATCAATGGTTGTTCAGTTCATATATGTGGCATAGAGTTGTTCAAGCGCTGTTCGCAGCGTCACGCCAAGCTGTTTCATACCATCCGAAGGGGAAAGGGAGTCGTCCATGGCTGCTAACAAGGTAAAAGATACCGTTGAGGAACTTCAGGCGCAGATCCGCAAGTTGGCCGAGCGCTTTGACAAAGAACGTGAGAAGCAAATCGGCCAGCTGGAAAAACAGCTGGATAAAGCGCGTGAGCGTCTCAACAAGGAAATGGAACGTCGTCGCGAATACCTGACCAAGCTGGAGAAGCTGCAGGCGGAATACCGCGAAAAAGCGACTGCTACCGTCAAGCGTCAGCTTGATCGTGCCCGCAAGGCTGCTGACGATGCCCGCTCTCAGGTGGACGACTCTCAGGCGCGCAAGCGTATCCTCGAGACCGAGGTAAAGGTACTGAAAGCGACAGCCAAGCAGGCCCACAGCCTGGCACGAGTCATTGGTCAGTATGAAAAAGACCTGGAGAAGCGCGCCAAGGAAATCGAGAAAAAGGTAGCACCGAAGAAGGCCGCTACCCGCAAGGCACCGGCCAAGAAGAAAGCCGCTGCCAAGAAAGCGCCCGCCAAGAAAAAGGCGGCCGCCAAGAAAGCCCCTGCCAAGAAGAAGGCCGCTGCGAAGAAAAAAGCAGCCGCCAAGAAGGCGCCGCCAGCACCGAAAGCTGATAGCTAAGACTCTCTACTGAGTCCGAGCCACAAAAAAGCCCCAACCTTTCGGTCGGGGCTTTTTTGTGGGCCGCGCAATTGCGGGAAGTTGCTCCTACCGCGGTCTTCCCGTAGGAGCGTCGCTCGCGGCGCGATTCCAGCGGTTTACTCCGCCCAGGGGCGGAATCGGTGTCTGGTGGGAGATTCAGCTTGCTGAACGAAGATTCTGGCAACAGCTCCCGATCCGAGGTTTCAGCGATCCTTGTGGCGAAAACGTTTTTGATCTTGCTCTCAAATCGCGCCGCCAGCGACGCTCCTACGGAAAGGTGGGGCCTTCCCGGAAATCCGCGATGAACCTTTGTTGTGGGCCGCGCTGCGGCTGCTTCACGCTTCACGCAAAACCCAGCACAAATCAATCTGGAGCGTCAGGCATCAAGCGTCCTGCATGTATTCATGCCTGATTCGGCAGCAGATCTTCCATGCCAGCCAGGTAGCGGATCTGATGTTGATCAGACTCTCCCGCCAGCTCCTTGAGCGTTTGGTAGGTACGCAGCCCCATTCGGTAGGCCTGCCCGGCTCGCTGA
Proteins encoded in this window:
- a CDS encoding C39 family peptidase; its protein translation is MLTSMLGVALIYFAANESVVIEPPKKGEIYYEHPTRPAPMRDRGIVVEKPVSEFRYHNVTRQAYDYSCGSAALTTVLNQYLGRQFQERQIMEGLLRFGETDKIVERRGFSLLDMKRLATALGHPSGGFRAEMDDIRELDHPAIVPIAYGGFKHFVVLKQYQDGHVFVADPALGNISFTESKFLEIWDQNVLFIVFPNGFEPQEGLELTDYDLRLLDERTINRWAFEVFPVFTAPVENWADKASTLTRVLVTDEDGSERVINVPTRTYYRK
- a CDS encoding DUF6160 family protein; this encodes MGFKKLALAAAVAAAPMSALALEPMQDEALAAVTGQDGITLGITTPSLSLDVNVHDNDGLASISGDAGAIVIENMVVNTGGNAIDVVIDADGNSAATAPVLNVAVSIPSGTSISTGDISVATSNGMGTAVANQSAVILDSMDIVLGATTMNIQLGNELQTVGTFGTQMIALDTTITGGITINNFSLNDATATTGGSISATSIAVTGTAEAGDITTSLGVNLDSTTGLIIGIETLGTAGLTVAMTDLALGNSTPIGDVELVGLNLNGTTISVSGH
- a CDS encoding anthranilate synthase component I family protein encodes the protein MNPSCVFLLEGQLVALPTPLQTLTLTAPEKASALIQEVNRRLATDCAFAAGLIPYEFNSGNNASPLVIHLYPSRPVPLPTAFQAGTFELGAAFQAQVSKTDYLASLARIKAYLAAGDCYQVNLAQRFATTFTGSPLTAWLNLQADHPAPHSCYFDSGASTVFGVSPERFLSIQGRKVVTEPIKGSRPRSLSPAEDKALGDELLANPKDRAENLMIVDLLRNDLGAVCTPGSVTAAPLFELRKFSNVQHLVSTIQGELRSDVSSLEALLQAFPGGSITGAPKKRAMEIIAELEPAPRGAYCGSFFWMDNQGNLDSNILIRTLQTEGNNLYCHGGGGIVFDSDPEAEYEESRFKVEKLMGALESRFLAKD
- a CDS encoding transposase, whose translation is MKTHFKSKALRQGRYSAADNIYLVTTACHERTPTFLLFSHARIAINAIRHSDMQGFSSTYAFVIMPDHLHWLFQLGSKDKLSRVVQRVKSQVSREIRQSDSSKQQVWQSGFHDHAVRDEESLVEIARYIVANPLRARLVLNVGDYPHWDCIWVGEGDVL
- the thrH gene encoding bifunctional phosphoserine phosphatase/homoserine phosphotransferase ThrH is translated as MELLCLDLEGVLIPEIWINFAEKTGIEELRATTRDIPDYDELMQMRLRILDENGYGLPDIQEVIDTLDPLDGAKEFVDWARENFQLIILSDTFYEFAKPLMKKLGWPTLFCHRLEVDEKGKITDYKLRQKDPKRMSIKAFHSLNYHCISAGDSYNDTTMLAEAEQGILFHAPDNVIAEFPQFPAVHSYEDLKKEIVKASPRDIPL
- the cysB gene encoding HTH-type transcriptional regulator CysB, which produces MKLQQLRYIWEVARHDLNVSATAAALYTSQPGISKQIRMLEDELGVEVFARSGKHLTHITPAGQAILRIAGEILQQTESIRRVAQEFRDESRGELSIATTHTQARYALPPVINQFTQRFPDVSLHMHQGTPMQISEMAANGSVDFAIATEALDLFSDLIMMPCYRWNRTVVVPEGHPLTQVKPLTLEALAEFPLVTYVFGFTGRSKLDDAFTDKGLEPKVVFTAADADVIKTYVKLGMGVGIIAHMAVDPVEDKGLVALDAGHLFESSTTRIGFRKGTFLRGFMFDFLQAFAPHLTHDRVEAAIKASNREEREALFADIELPIR
- a CDS encoding 5'-nucleotidase, whose product is MPVSFDGKLVVAISSRALFDLSDSHKVYLEQGLDAFQEYQIEHEEDVLKPGDAFPLARKLLAINDLAEGEGRVEVILLSRNSSDTGLRVFNSIEHYGLPITRAAFAGGESPHRYVSAFGAHLFLSTDPDDVRQVLEAGYAAATILSGGQCQGEDGILRVAFDGDAVLFSDESEQIFQSDGLAAFTENEKRSARTPMDGGPFKPFLAALHQLQNSFPHDQCPIRTALVTARSAPAHERVVRTLREWDIRLDESLFLGGLPKGDFLRAFGADMFFDDQQGHCESAAEHVAAGHVPHGISNLASGENG